From the Amblyraja radiata isolate CabotCenter1 chromosome 12, sAmbRad1.1.pri, whole genome shotgun sequence genome, one window contains:
- the LOC116979403 gene encoding protein FAM243-like has product MRILTKLFLHSKAYSTAISSPGKFQCLQYLKTLRNFQNDGFYTVYLGETHISENLITGDVNSSVVKTKSPLEELTLIHAGGLRGWVPWQYRVFFQSQQLWMSPKPVDANERIFEEFCQVLRKTYGKCTVVMRSKYWVPATKSQVQSSSEDQSVTPPWNPEAKLDPPSQSPDNLQMTKVFCPRIARHQGHEFLYLPPPYPHLSPLESAWSSVKWALINNRKHFTVAAFPKINDYKRIHLKALIENAIEGVTPSKWETSFNRVKKWENRYLDNQAQ; this is encoded by the coding sequence ATGAGAATCTTAACTAAATTATTCCTACACTCCAAGGCATACTCAACTGCAATCAGCAGCCCAGGGAAATTCCAATGCTTGCAATACTTGAAGACACTGAGGAATTTTCAGAATGATGGATTTTACACGGTTTACTTGGGCGAAACGCATATTTCTGAAAACCTGATAACAGGCGATGTGAACTCTAGCGTGGTCAAAACCAAATCGCCTCTTGAAGAATTGACATTAATCCACGCTGGGGGACTAAGAGGCTGGGTCCCGTGGCAATACAGAGTCTTCTTCCAGTCACAGCAGCTATGGATGTCTCCAAAGCCTGTAGATGCTAATGAGCGGATCTTTGAAGAATTTTGTCAGGTGCTCAGGAAAACCTATGGAAAATGCACAGTGGTGATGAGATCCAAATATTGGGTTCCTGCAACTAAGTCACAGGTTCAAAGTTCCTCTGAAGACCAGTCAGTGACCCCTCCGTGGAACCCAGAGGCCAAGCTCGATCCCCCTTCACAATCTCCAGACAATCTCCAAATGACAAAGGTTTTTTGTCCCAGGATTGCGAGACACCAGGGCCACGAGTTCTTGTACCTTCCTCCCccttatcctcatctcagtcctttagAATCAGCATGGTCTTCAGTTAAATGGGCCTTAATCAACAATAGGAAACATTTCACTGTCGCGGCCTTTCCAAAAATAAACGACTACAAGCGCATCCACTTGAAGGCTTTGATTGAAAACGCGATTGAGGGAGTAACGCCTTCCAAATGGGAAACATCCTTTAACCGAGTCAAGAAGTGGGAGAATCGATATCTTGACAACCAAGCGCAGTAA
- the LOC116979158 gene encoding V-set and immunoglobulin domain-containing protein 1-like codes for MSTLKLQLLVTLITFSGCVRAVQVTVKYGHVNGTEGGSATLLCTYTTSDSDSSNLNVQWSFVPSQSKSHTQIYFYGGNLTFINPAFKGRLLAGHNPGNASITIEKLRPTDSGNYICEVENPPDFTGNNIGSATLTVFVPPSKPNCGIVAHPVKARSAILTCHCDKGVPSPRYRWVNMVDHVHQNISGHLDPRTGMLTISNISDNEHGIYKCIAFNILGDETCTVDLSKMSSENDGIIGGIIGAVVIASIIGVIIWMVTKKNAKKNAKKNAQKDTELQSKQESKNNLATYVAVPTEAATVESTNHVESPDVGQNSTDTPELHQPPHEHLPLSEHAAPSGSGQAECKESEGDGPQET; via the exons GATGTGTGCGTGCGGTTCAGGTGACAGTGAAGTACGGCCATGTGAATGGGACGGAAGGAGGGAGCGCGACCTTGCTGTGCACCTACACAACTTCAGACAGTGACTCGTCTAATCTGAACGTCCAATGGTCTTTCGTGCCAAGCCAGTCCAAATCACATACGCAG ATCTACTTCTATGGGGGCAACTTGACGTTTATAAATCCAGCCTTCAAAGGCAGATTATTGGCAGGACATAATCCAGGAAATGCATCAATTACCATTGAGAAGTTGCGACCCACCGACTCTGGGAATTATATCTGTGAAGTTGAGAATCCACCGGACTTCACAGGCAATAACATCGGATCAGCAACACTCACAGTTTTCG tTCCACCCTCCAAGCCAAACTGTGGCATCGTCGCACACCCGGTAAAGGCCAGGTCAGCAATCCTTACCTGCCATTGCGATAAAGGCGTCCCAAGTCCCAGGTATCGCTGGGTGAACATGGTAGACCACGTTCATCAAAACATTTCTGGTCATCTTG ATCCAAGGACCGGAATGTTGACCATTTCAAATATTTCcgataatgaacatggtatttACAAGTGCATCGCATTCAATATACTGGGAGATGAAACATGCACTGTCGACTTGTCAAAAATGT CTTCTGAGAATGATGGCATCATCGGAGGTATTATTGGGGCGGTTGTGATAGCATCGATCATTGGAGTTATCATCTGGATGGTTACAAAGAAAAATGCAAAGAAAAATGCAAAGAAAAATGCGCAAAAAGATACCGAACTTCA GTCCAAGCAAGAATCCAAGAACAATCTGGCCACCTATGTGGCTGTCCCCACTGAAGCTGCAACTGTGGAAAGTACAAACCATGTTGAGTCACCAGATGTGGGCCAAAACAGCACGGACACCCCTGAGCTCCACCAACCTCCGCACGAACATCTGCCCTTGAGTGAACATGCTGCTCCATCGGGCAGCGGGCAAGCAGAATGCAAGGAGAGTGAGGGAGATGGTCCACAGGAGACTTAG